One segment of Tenrec ecaudatus isolate mTenEca1 chromosome 1, mTenEca1.hap1, whole genome shotgun sequence DNA contains the following:
- the LOC142427960 gene encoding translation machinery-associated protein 7-like, whose amino-acid sequence MSGHEGGKKPPKQPKKQNKEMDEEEKAFKQKQKEEQKKLEELKAKAAGKGPLATGGMKKSGKK is encoded by the coding sequence ATGTCGGGCCACGAAGGTGGCAAGAAGCCcccgaaacaacccaagaagcagaacaaggagatggacgaggaagagaaggctttcaagcagaaacagaaggaagaacaaaagaaactggAGGAGCTAAAGGCGAAGGCTGCGGGGAAGGGGCCCCTGGCCACAGGTGGAATGAAGAAATCTGGCAAAAAGTGA